In Hymenobacter sublimis, a single genomic region encodes these proteins:
- a CDS encoding NAD(P)-dependent alcohol dehydrogenase codes for MQALPTKAYGATGSIFNGLKPMEIERTPPQADEVHIDILYCGVCHSDLHQVKNDWHNTIYPCVPGHEIIGRVIGVGSAVTKFKAGDVVGVGCMIDSCGACSACQEGEENYCEGPVSWTATYNGYMKPQNKDFNTFGGYSTNIVVKESFVLRIPEALDIKAAAPILCAGITTYSPLKYWQVGPGSSVAVVGIGGLGHMAVQLARALGATVTAITRDADKQPDAEKLGAHQVLVSTDKKAMEAYELQFDFILITIPDAFEVNDYVKLAKRNGVITTVGLIGPYKAPLDNQEIAMHRRSVAGSVIGGIAETQEVLEFCAKHQILPEVEMIRMQDINDAYDKMLDKEVRFRYVIDMQSLKDAE; via the coding sequence ATGCAAGCCCTCCCCACGAAAGCGTACGGCGCAACTGGCTCTATTTTTAATGGCCTGAAGCCCATGGAAATTGAGCGCACGCCGCCTCAGGCCGATGAGGTACACATCGATATTCTCTACTGCGGGGTGTGCCACTCCGATCTGCACCAGGTCAAAAACGACTGGCACAATACCATTTATCCCTGCGTGCCGGGCCATGAGATTATCGGCCGCGTGATTGGGGTAGGCAGCGCCGTAACCAAGTTCAAGGCCGGCGACGTGGTGGGCGTGGGCTGCATGATTGACTCCTGCGGCGCGTGCAGCGCCTGCCAAGAGGGCGAGGAAAACTACTGCGAAGGCCCCGTGAGCTGGACGGCTACCTACAACGGCTACATGAAACCCCAGAACAAGGACTTCAATACGTTTGGGGGCTACTCCACCAACATCGTGGTGAAGGAATCCTTTGTGCTGCGCATTCCTGAGGCGCTGGATATCAAAGCCGCCGCGCCCATCTTGTGCGCCGGCATCACCACCTACTCGCCCCTCAAGTACTGGCAGGTTGGCCCCGGTAGTAGCGTGGCAGTGGTGGGCATCGGTGGGCTGGGCCACATGGCCGTGCAGCTGGCCCGGGCCCTGGGTGCCACCGTTACGGCCATTACCCGCGACGCCGATAAGCAACCCGACGCCGAAAAACTAGGTGCCCATCAGGTCCTGGTTTCCACCGACAAGAAGGCGATGGAAGCCTACGAGTTGCAGTTCGACTTCATCCTCATCACCATCCCCGACGCCTTCGAGGTCAACGACTACGTGAAGCTGGCCAAGCGCAACGGCGTCATTACCACGGTGGGCCTCATTGGACCCTACAAGGCGCCACTAGACAACCAAGAAATAGCCATGCACCGCCGCTCGGTGGCTGGTTCTGTTATCGGCGGCATTGCCGAAACGCAGGAAGTGCTGGAGTTTTGCGCTAAACACCAGATCCTGCCCGAGGTAGAGATGATCCGTATGCAGGACATCAACGACGCCTACGACAAGATGCTGGACAAGGAAGTGCGCTTCCGCTACGTCATTGACATGCAATCCTTGAAGGACGCCGAGTAG
- a CDS encoding sensor histidine kinase: protein MLHLERIKWGRIALAWLLFALFMMGLVYGQAVSRGAAVHWRTVVLVPLLHSLLWALLTPVVFALASRFDLTAGRRGWLTKFLVHIGVGIALTLGYRAAYVLLLRLLAVPGTEVSWSAIVASLNVWVPMYWMLLLAAYALEYYDRYRNRSLEAAQLETQLVQAQLQALKMQLNPHFLFNALNAIAALTGDDAKAGQRMMGKLGQFLRVVLDHSDAQQVTLEQELQFTALYLEIEQIRFSDRLRLCYEVDAQARPALVPSLLLQPLVENAVRHGIARNPDGGTVCLRAARQGDRLQLAVYDDGPGAPGPDGAWGIGLRNTEERLRTLYGARAALRIDTAPAQGFTVWLDLPFSTTP, encoded by the coding sequence ATGCTGCACCTGGAACGCATTAAATGGGGACGCATCGCGCTGGCTTGGCTGTTGTTCGCTTTGTTCATGATGGGGCTTGTCTACGGCCAGGCCGTTAGCCGGGGCGCGGCAGTACACTGGCGGACGGTGGTGCTGGTGCCCTTGCTGCACAGCTTGCTCTGGGCCCTGCTTACGCCGGTAGTATTTGCCCTCGCCTCGCGGTTTGATTTGACGGCCGGCCGGCGCGGCTGGCTAACCAAATTCCTGGTGCACATTGGGGTAGGCATTGCGCTGACGCTCGGGTACCGGGCGGCATATGTGCTCTTGTTGCGGCTGCTGGCCGTGCCCGGCACGGAAGTAAGTTGGTCTGCCATAGTGGCTTCCCTCAACGTGTGGGTGCCCATGTATTGGATGCTGCTGCTGGCCGCCTATGCCCTGGAGTACTACGACCGGTACCGCAACCGCAGCCTTGAAGCCGCCCAACTGGAAACTCAACTGGTGCAGGCTCAGCTACAGGCACTTAAAATGCAGCTGAACCCGCATTTTCTTTTCAACGCGCTAAACGCCATTGCAGCCCTAACCGGCGACGATGCCAAGGCCGGGCAACGCATGATGGGCAAGTTGGGCCAATTTCTGCGCGTGGTGCTCGACCACTCAGATGCCCAGCAGGTTACGCTGGAGCAAGAGCTGCAGTTCACGGCGCTTTACCTGGAAATTGAGCAGATCCGCTTTAGCGACCGGCTTCGGCTTTGCTACGAGGTGGATGCACAGGCCCGGCCCGCACTAGTGCCCAGCCTGCTCTTGCAACCGTTGGTGGAAAATGCCGTTCGCCACGGCATTGCCCGCAATCCGGATGGCGGCACCGTCTGCCTGCGCGCGGCTCGCCAGGGCGACCGGCTGCAACTGGCCGTCTACGATGACGGACCGGGAGCCCCCGGTCCCGACGGAGCTTGGGGTATTGGCCTGCGCAACACGGAAGAACGCCTGCGTACCCTCTACGGTGCCCGCGCGGCCTTGCGCATCGATACCGCCCCGGCGCAAGGCTTCACCGTTTGGCTGGACCTACCCTTCAGCACTACTCCCTAA
- a CDS encoding LytR/AlgR family response regulator transcription factor: MEPIRTLLVDDEPLARRRLAQLLSEAPDFTISGECRNGAEALAALQQGPAVDVVFLDVQMPDLSGVQVLRQLEGEGPWPLVVFVTAYDQYTLQAFETHAVDYLLKPIDEERFQGCLAHLRRLLTQRQAAAVAPAEQLLVKQPGHYYFVAAEQVQYLEARGNYVTVHADGRQHQLRATLAQLESRLDPQGFLRVHRSVVVNTRYLKELRPWTRGEYLLTLLDGTHLTSSRGYADNIQRFLKGFAL; the protein is encoded by the coding sequence TTGGAACCCATCCGTACCCTGCTTGTCGATGACGAACCCCTGGCCCGCCGGCGCTTGGCCCAGCTGCTGAGTGAAGCCCCCGACTTCACCATCAGCGGGGAGTGCCGCAATGGGGCCGAAGCCCTCGCCGCGCTGCAGCAGGGCCCGGCGGTGGACGTAGTGTTTCTGGACGTGCAAATGCCGGACTTAAGCGGCGTGCAGGTGCTGCGCCAGCTGGAAGGGGAGGGGCCCTGGCCGCTGGTGGTATTTGTAACGGCCTATGACCAGTACACCCTGCAGGCCTTCGAAACTCATGCCGTAGACTACCTGCTCAAACCCATTGATGAGGAGCGGTTTCAGGGCTGCCTGGCTCACCTGCGCCGCTTGCTGACTCAACGCCAAGCAGCGGCAGTAGCCCCCGCCGAGCAATTGCTGGTCAAGCAACCCGGCCACTATTATTTCGTGGCCGCCGAGCAGGTGCAGTATCTGGAAGCACGTGGCAACTACGTAACCGTGCACGCCGACGGGCGGCAGCACCAGCTACGCGCCACGCTCGCGCAGTTGGAAAGTCGGCTTGATCCGCAAGGATTTCTGCGGGTGCACCGCTCCGTGGTCGTCAACACGCGCTACCTCAAGGAGCTTCGCCCCTGGACTCGTGGCGAGTACCTGCTCACCCTGCTCGATGGCACCCACCTAACATCGTCGCGCGGGTACGCCGATAATATTCAGCGGTTCTTAAAGGGCTTCGCGCTATAA
- a CDS encoding ATP-binding protein: protein MQTEQLSNTIVVSVRDNGLGLSEGQQQRLFGVFQRLHTHVEGMGVGLYMIKRLIENAGASIAVTSAPDVGSTFTVTFPV, encoded by the coding sequence CTGCAGACTGAGCAACTGAGCAATACAATTGTAGTAAGCGTGCGGGATAATGGCTTGGGGCTCAGTGAAGGCCAGCAGCAACGCTTATTTGGTGTGTTCCAGCGCCTGCACACGCATGTGGAGGGCATGGGGGTAGGCTTGTACATGATTAAGCGGTTGATTGAAAACGCCGGCGCATCCATTGCCGTGACCAGCGCGCCGGACGTGGGCTCCACCTTCACCGTGACGTTTCCGGTGTAG
- a CDS encoding alpha/beta hydrolase — protein MKNHSASHHHVALFSWQLTKRWGRIFACLLLLGTTLPACNDDNNEEPEPGLIQPAGSPSVPFSENMDAQMRAVIEQFVAFGTPPLPTLSPRQARMAPSVTDAVETLLRKNNREARAAAVTTTQRLIPGAYTPQSAPDGILVRIYTPTSGSGPFPVVVYYHGGGWVIGSLDVYEPSAKALAEKAGAIVVNVDYRLSPEAKFPAAHEDAYAAYKWARDNAASFGGNPAKVAVAGESAGGNMAVGVSLLAKERSLTLPTHILSVYPVANNDLNTASYNQYANAQPLNRPNVQYFTMNYFRTMADGDNRLISLVDVADLRGLPATTIIAAEIDPLLTEGQQLRDKLTQVGVATQYMLYSGTTHEFFGTHDVVPKAIEAQDFAASRLKAAFQ, from the coding sequence ATGAAAAACCACTCTGCTTCACATCATCACGTTGCGTTGTTTTCCTGGCAGCTGACCAAGCGTTGGGGGCGCATTTTCGCCTGCTTGCTGCTGCTAGGAACAACCCTGCCTGCCTGCAACGACGACAACAACGAGGAGCCCGAGCCCGGCCTGATTCAGCCCGCCGGCAGCCCCAGCGTGCCCTTCAGCGAGAACATGGACGCGCAGATGCGCGCTGTCATCGAGCAGTTCGTAGCGTTTGGCACGCCGCCCTTGCCCACCCTCTCGCCTCGGCAGGCCCGCATGGCGCCCTCGGTTACGGACGCGGTAGAAACCCTGCTGCGCAAAAACAACCGCGAAGCCCGCGCCGCCGCCGTAACAACCACCCAGCGCCTGATTCCGGGCGCCTACACGCCCCAGTCGGCCCCGGATGGCATCTTGGTGCGCATCTACACGCCCACCAGCGGCAGCGGCCCGTTCCCGGTAGTGGTGTACTACCACGGCGGCGGCTGGGTGATTGGCTCACTAGACGTGTATGAGCCCTCCGCTAAAGCTCTGGCGGAAAAAGCCGGCGCCATTGTGGTGAACGTGGACTACCGCCTTTCACCCGAAGCCAAGTTCCCGGCGGCCCACGAAGACGCCTATGCGGCCTACAAATGGGCCCGCGACAATGCCGCTTCCTTCGGCGGCAACCCGGCCAAGGTAGCCGTAGCTGGCGAGTCGGCTGGGGGCAACATGGCCGTAGGAGTGAGTTTGCTGGCTAAGGAGCGCAGCCTGACGCTACCCACCCACATTCTGTCGGTATACCCCGTGGCCAACAACGACTTGAACACGGCTTCTTACAACCAATATGCTAACGCCCAGCCGCTGAACCGGCCGAATGTGCAGTACTTCACCATGAACTACTTCCGTACCATGGCCGACGGCGACAACCGGCTTATCTCCCTGGTAGACGTGGCCGATTTGCGCGGCTTGCCAGCAACCACCATCATTGCCGCCGAAATTGACCCGCTGCTCACCGAGGGCCAGCAGCTGCGCGACAAGCTCACGCAGGTGGGCGTGGCCACTCAGTACATGCTCTACAGCGGCACTACCCACGAATTCTTCGGCACCCACGACGTCGTGCCCAAGGCCATCGAAGCCCAGGACTTTGCGGCCTCCCGGCTGAAAGCGGCGTTTCAATAA
- a CDS encoding SDR family NAD(P)-dependent oxidoreductase yields MPTSQTVLITGASSGIGFELARCFARDGYCLILSARPGGDLEQAAQQIQQEFTGVQTFVIPADLSTHEGPVHLFEETQRQGLQVDVLVNDAGFGEAGLFVETDLHKEMGIVHVNVLALMTLTKLFLREMTTRNAGKILQLGSVVSFLPNPRQAVYAATKAFVLSFSEALQQELKEMKSDVTMTVLCPPATETDFFRVANAEDTKVGQSKKATAQEVAEGGYKGLLNGDARVLPTFGAKMNFASSALFPDSMLAAMMNMQMQPEKE; encoded by the coding sequence ATGCCTACCTCCCAAACTGTGCTGATTACCGGAGCCTCCAGCGGCATCGGCTTTGAACTCGCCCGCTGCTTTGCCCGCGACGGCTACTGCCTTATCCTCTCGGCCCGCCCCGGCGGCGACTTGGAGCAGGCTGCCCAGCAAATTCAGCAGGAGTTTACCGGCGTGCAAACCTTCGTCATTCCCGCTGACTTGAGTACCCACGAGGGGCCGGTGCACCTTTTCGAGGAAACCCAGCGCCAGGGCCTGCAGGTAGATGTGCTGGTTAACGACGCGGGCTTTGGCGAAGCGGGCCTATTTGTGGAAACCGATTTGCACAAGGAAATGGGCATTGTGCACGTAAACGTGCTGGCGTTGATGACGCTTACCAAGCTATTTCTGCGCGAGATGACCACCCGCAACGCCGGCAAAATCCTGCAACTGGGCTCCGTGGTGTCGTTTTTGCCCAACCCGCGCCAAGCTGTGTACGCCGCTACCAAGGCCTTTGTGCTCAGTTTCTCGGAGGCTCTGCAACAGGAGCTGAAGGAAATGAAGTCCGACGTGACCATGACGGTACTTTGCCCGCCCGCCACCGAAACCGACTTCTTCCGCGTGGCCAATGCCGAGGACACCAAAGTGGGCCAAAGCAAGAAAGCCACGGCCCAGGAAGTAGCCGAGGGCGGCTACAAAGGCCTGCTCAACGGCGACGCCCGCGTGCTACCTACCTTCGGAGCCAAAATGAACTTCGCCTCCAGCGCCCTGTTCCCTGACTCCATGCTCGCCGCAATGATGAACATGCAAATGCAGCCCGAAAAGGAGTAG
- a CDS encoding substrate-binding domain-containing protein codes for MRIPAPAASFLARFVVFVGLALGSVACARKAPPPKYVIGFSQCTNGDAWRQAMLAGMKKELSFYPEVDFRLKDAKYNSALQEQQIRELLQEGIDLLIVSANETEPITPIVEEVYNRGIPVVILDRRTTSKLYTAFVGGNNVEVGHTAGNYVANLLGQRGQVLEVLGAPGSSPATDRHQGFAQALAAYPGLRLVAQVNSNWERPSVLARLPAMLRAHPEVDLIFAHNDRLALGAYQVCKQLGLDREVKIVGVDGLPGPRGGIELVQDGIIKATLLYSPGGEEAIRTAMRILRRTPFNKENILSTMVIDSTNVLTMKLQTEKLASQQQDIQRQQQLLHQQRATYASQQTVLYVLAAALLGAALLGLLVWRAFRANRRINRQLEEQNQEILSQRNQIQAFAEQARIETEAKLRFFTNFSHELRTPLTLILGPVEEMLTSGPALLPAQRHDLGLIRRNAQRLLQLVNQLMDFRKIDVGKMPVRATEGNLVAFVREIMDVFERPARQRGISLRFLPAEPTLPVWFDVNILDKVFFNLLSNALKFTPDRGQITVSIQPLLPERMVRVSVEDTGTGISEADKAHIFEWFYQGQQSAARGSGMGLALALGLTRLHQGQLTFISQPGRGSTFVVTLPLELPAELRSGISPTQVPAAFLLDEDIATPASATDAGVGPAAAGAGGEALVLVIEDNPEVNAFLAQKLRPHFQVSTATDGAAGLRLAAETIPDLIVCDVMLPELSGLEVVAQLKADWRTSHIPVVLLTARNAPEQQVEGVQAGADLYLTKPFNPAFLLESLRTLLRNRDKQREHFRRELSVNTATVAPQRVDQKFLADLTAIVEANLSRSELSVEDVARSLGISRVQLYRKVKAVLGTGVTDFIQGIRLTKARQLLLDDDLTIAEVAYQLGFSSPSYFSTSFKARYQVSPSEFRVLHTAAG; via the coding sequence ATGCGTATTCCTGCCCCCGCGGCGTCTTTCCTTGCGCGTTTTGTCGTTTTCGTTGGCCTAGCGCTGGGAAGCGTAGCCTGCGCCCGCAAAGCGCCGCCTCCCAAGTATGTAATCGGCTTTTCGCAGTGCACCAACGGCGACGCGTGGCGGCAGGCGATGCTGGCCGGCATGAAAAAGGAGCTGAGCTTCTACCCTGAGGTGGATTTTCGCCTCAAGGATGCCAAGTATAACAGCGCCTTGCAGGAGCAGCAAATACGGGAGTTGCTTCAGGAAGGCATTGACCTGCTGATTGTTTCGGCCAACGAAACCGAGCCAATAACTCCCATTGTAGAAGAGGTTTACAACCGGGGCATCCCAGTCGTTATCCTCGACCGGCGGACTACCTCCAAGCTATATACGGCCTTTGTGGGCGGCAACAACGTGGAGGTGGGCCACACCGCCGGCAACTACGTAGCCAACCTGCTGGGGCAACGGGGGCAGGTGTTGGAAGTGCTGGGTGCTCCAGGCTCCTCGCCGGCTACCGACCGCCACCAAGGCTTTGCGCAAGCCCTGGCCGCCTACCCCGGCCTGCGGCTGGTAGCGCAGGTTAACAGCAACTGGGAGCGTCCTTCGGTGCTGGCGCGGCTACCCGCCATGTTGCGCGCCCATCCCGAGGTTGACCTCATCTTCGCCCACAACGACCGGCTGGCCCTGGGCGCCTACCAGGTGTGCAAGCAGCTGGGGCTCGATCGGGAGGTGAAGATTGTGGGCGTGGACGGGCTGCCCGGCCCGCGCGGTGGTATTGAGCTGGTGCAAGACGGCATTATCAAGGCCACCTTGCTGTACTCGCCCGGCGGGGAGGAGGCCATTCGCACGGCAATGCGCATTCTGCGCCGCACGCCCTTCAACAAGGAAAACATACTCAGTACCATGGTCATCGACTCGACCAACGTATTGACCATGAAGCTGCAAACTGAAAAGCTGGCTAGTCAGCAGCAAGACATTCAGCGCCAGCAGCAACTCCTGCACCAGCAGCGTGCTACCTATGCCAGCCAGCAAACGGTGCTGTACGTGCTAGCTGCCGCTCTGCTAGGGGCGGCACTGCTAGGGCTGCTGGTGTGGCGGGCCTTCCGGGCCAACCGCCGCATTAATCGGCAGCTGGAGGAGCAAAACCAGGAAATTCTCTCCCAACGCAACCAGATTCAGGCCTTCGCTGAGCAGGCCCGCATTGAAACCGAAGCCAAGCTGCGCTTCTTTACCAACTTTTCCCATGAGCTGCGCACCCCGCTCACACTTATTCTCGGGCCGGTGGAGGAGATGCTCACCAGCGGCCCCGCATTACTCCCGGCCCAGCGCCACGACTTGGGCCTGATCCGGCGTAACGCCCAGCGCCTGCTGCAACTGGTAAACCAGCTCATGGATTTCCGCAAGATTGACGTGGGCAAGATGCCGGTGCGCGCCACCGAGGGCAACCTGGTGGCCTTCGTTCGCGAAATCATGGACGTGTTCGAGCGGCCCGCCCGGCAGCGCGGCATCAGTCTGCGCTTCCTGCCCGCCGAGCCTACCCTCCCGGTCTGGTTTGACGTGAACATTCTGGACAAGGTGTTTTTTAATCTGCTCAGCAACGCGCTAAAGTTCACGCCCGACCGGGGCCAAATTACCGTCAGTATCCAGCCCCTGCTGCCGGAACGCATGGTGCGGGTAAGCGTGGAGGACACCGGCACGGGCATTTCGGAGGCCGACAAAGCACACATTTTCGAGTGGTTTTACCAGGGGCAGCAGTCCGCGGCGCGGGGCTCCGGCATGGGGCTGGCCCTGGCCTTGGGCCTCACCCGTTTGCACCAGGGCCAGCTTACGTTCATCAGCCAACCGGGCCGGGGTAGCACCTTCGTCGTGACCTTGCCACTGGAGCTACCCGCCGAGCTGCGTTCCGGAATCAGCCCCACTCAAGTACCGGCCGCCTTCCTCCTCGATGAAGATATTGCTACCCCAGCTTCGGCTACCGATGCGGGAGTAGGACCAGCGGCGGCGGGTGCTGGCGGCGAAGCGCTGGTGCTGGTGATTGAGGACAACCCCGAAGTCAATGCCTTCCTGGCCCAGAAGCTACGGCCTCACTTCCAAGTCAGCACCGCCACCGACGGAGCTGCTGGCCTGCGCCTGGCCGCCGAAACCATTCCGGACCTGATTGTGTGCGACGTGATGCTACCTGAGCTGAGTGGGCTGGAAGTGGTGGCCCAACTCAAGGCCGACTGGCGCACTTCCCACATTCCGGTGGTGCTGCTCACGGCCCGCAACGCCCCGGAGCAGCAGGTGGAGGGCGTACAGGCCGGCGCCGACCTCTACCTCACCAAGCCCTTCAATCCGGCCTTTCTACTCGAAAGTCTGCGCACCTTGCTTCGTAACCGCGACAAGCAGCGGGAGCATTTCCGCCGGGAGCTGTCGGTGAATACGGCCACGGTGGCCCCGCAGCGGGTGGATCAGAAGTTCCTGGCCGACCTCACGGCCATTGTGGAGGCCAACCTCAGCCGCTCGGAGCTGAGCGTAGAAGACGTGGCTCGCAGCCTAGGCATTTCGCGGGTGCAGCTCTACCGCAAAGTGAAGGCTGTGCTCGGCACCGGCGTTACTGATTTCATCCAGGGCATCCGCCTGACCAAGGCCCGTCAGCTCCTACTCGACGACGACCTGACCATTGCCGAAGTGGCCTACCAGCTGGGCTTCTCGTCGCCGTCTTATTTCTCTACCTCCTTCAAGGCCCGCTACCAGGTGTCGCCCTCCGAGTTCCGGGTCCTGCACACCGCGGCAGGGTAA